In the Desulfitobacterium hafniense DCB-2 genome, ACCACATAATCCGGCTTTTGGCCCAGGAAGCTTTCCGCATTCTCAGCGGAGAAGAATTCTTTAACGGCATCCACCTTTGCTTTGGGGTTAATATCCAAGATGCGGTTTTTCATGACATCAACCTTTGCTTTACCGATGGTGGAATGGAGAGCATGAAGCTGACGGTTGATATTGGTCAGGCAAATCTCGTCGTAGTCCACGAGGATTAAATGCCCCACGCCGGCCCGTGCTAAGGCTTCTGCGGTATAAGAGCCTACGCCGCCTATGCCGAAGATGATGACTGTGCTTTGGCTGAGCTTCGCCAAGGCGGATTTGCCGATAAGAAGCTCAGTTCTTGAGAATTTATGCTGCATGAGTATCCTCCTCATTTGTCGGAAGTTTAGTAGAAGTTTATTGATTGATTGGATTGATCTGATGATTTCAGTTAATCAGTATAGCATAGTGTTTTAGGCAAAGAAAGTGAGTGTGAAAGGCGGTGCCCTGAACGAAGAACAAGAAAATATTAGAAAGATGATAGGCTTACTTGAAAAACTCTCGTATTTTGATTATATTTAGGAAAGGCCAGTTTGTAAAGATTACGTTTAAGCTATTATTTTCTGAGAGGTTTCGTGAGGTACAGACCGTGGACGATCGCTCACTTGTATTGTATATGGTATGACTGTCCAAACAAAAATTATGGAGGTATGGATCTGATGAGCAATAACCAAAACAGTAAAAAAGAAAAATTCACCCAACCTGAGAAAAAAAGTAAGGCGCCTCTGATTGGCGGAGTGATCGTACTAGGAATCGCCATTATTGCTGGAAGCTTTTTCCTGGGGAACAAAGGCTCCGACGGGGATCAATACGCTGTCGCAACTCTTGGTCAAACCTTCGATTACAGCGGGTCTCCTCTTCCCCAGGTGGAAACGCCACCTGTTCAGGCCGCAAACGGCAAAGTGGTGGTCACCACGTTATCCGAACTTAAGGAAAAGAAATTTATCTATACTCA is a window encoding:
- a CDS encoding DUF2318 domain-containing protein; the protein is MSNNQNSKKEKFTQPEKKSKAPLIGGVIVLGIAIIAGSFFLGNKGSDGDQYAVATLGQTFDYSGSPLPQVETPPVQAANGKVVVTTLSELKEKKFIYTQYQVNDKTIPLTAIALPDGKAIVAVSICEPCNSDSFRIEGKKLVCNACNTTWALDSFKGLSGGCQAYPPDRLIYTQNGDNLEVDQGILDAWKPRV